A section of the Myxococcota bacterium genome encodes:
- a CDS encoding enoyl-CoA hydratase/isomerase family protein, with protein sequence MSDVLSIPLRDEHGRPKLTPASIRGWSTRLEAPPAHAWVEITGGTDAFCEGLDLEALAGFEDPAEIVGVLQDFAALLQAIERHPRPVLARVEGPVLGGGVGVVAACDFVVAAPGTEFSLPEALVGLIPAVVLPTLSRRMAPTHARSLALGSPALDAEAACRRGLVDEVAEDTRSAARRHGKRWARMSPLAQAAVKELTASSGDARPFLDAAIKRFHELLASPASQARLRRFLAGEAPWPTTDDERALEES encoded by the coding sequence GTGAGCGACGTGCTGTCGATCCCGCTGCGCGACGAACACGGGCGACCGAAGCTCACGCCCGCCTCGATCCGCGGTTGGTCGACCCGTCTCGAGGCCCCGCCCGCGCACGCCTGGGTCGAGATCACGGGCGGCACCGACGCCTTTTGCGAGGGTCTGGACCTCGAGGCCCTCGCCGGATTCGAGGATCCGGCCGAGATCGTCGGGGTACTCCAGGACTTCGCCGCGCTCTTGCAGGCGATCGAACGTCATCCGCGTCCGGTGCTCGCGCGGGTGGAGGGTCCGGTGCTCGGCGGGGGCGTGGGCGTGGTCGCGGCCTGCGACTTTGTCGTCGCCGCTCCCGGCACCGAGTTCTCCCTGCCCGAAGCGCTGGTCGGGCTGATTCCCGCGGTGGTGTTGCCAACCCTCTCGCGTCGCATGGCTCCCACCCATGCTCGCAGCCTCGCACTCGGCAGCCCGGCCCTCGACGCAGAGGCGGCCTGCCGGCGCGGTCTCGTCGACGAGGTGGCGGAGGACACGCGCTCCGCTGCACGTCGCCATGGAAAACGCTGGGCACGCATGTCGCCGTTGGCCCAGGCCGCGGTGAAGGAGCTCACGGCGTCGAGCGGCGATGCGCGCCCCTTCCTCGACGCGGCGATCAAGCGCTTCCATGAACTCCTGGCGAGCCCCGCCAGCCAGGCGCGCCTGCGACGCTTCCTGGCGGGTGAGGCCCCCTGGCCGACGACGGACGACGAACGCGCGTTGGAGGAATCGTGA
- a CDS encoding SDR family oxidoreductase: protein MSGIFDGKVVVITGGSRGIGRAIVLGALERGASVVFCGRTLGEASDEVLSAADALGARDRVLAVQADVSSEADVEALFDRTLERFERVDAAVNNAAVSRDDLLLRMPTEVFDEVIANNLTGPFLVARRAVQEFLGQGEGGAIVNIGSLSQNGATSQAAYSASKGGLQGLTRSIAKEYGRRGVRANVVVGGYVQTRMSDQIPEAFRTFLVDHCPLRRLGEPEEVADIALFLASERASFINGESIHATGGLVDVPL from the coding sequence GTGAGCGGAATCTTCGACGGCAAGGTCGTGGTGATCACGGGCGGATCGCGCGGCATCGGACGTGCGATCGTGCTCGGGGCCCTCGAGCGCGGCGCCTCGGTGGTCTTCTGCGGCCGCACGCTCGGCGAGGCCTCGGACGAGGTGTTGTCCGCTGCCGATGCGCTGGGTGCGCGCGACCGCGTGTTGGCCGTGCAGGCCGACGTGTCCTCCGAAGCCGACGTCGAGGCGCTCTTTGATCGGACCCTCGAGCGTTTCGAGCGCGTCGACGCGGCGGTGAACAACGCTGCCGTTTCCCGCGACGATCTGCTGTTGCGCATGCCGACCGAGGTATTCGACGAGGTGATCGCCAACAACCTGACGGGACCCTTCCTGGTAGCGCGTCGCGCCGTTCAGGAATTCCTCGGCCAGGGCGAGGGCGGCGCGATCGTGAACATCGGCTCCCTCTCCCAGAACGGCGCGACCTCCCAGGCCGCCTACTCCGCGAGCAAGGGCGGGCTGCAGGGCCTCACCCGTTCGATCGCGAAGGAGTACGGGCGTCGCGGCGTGCGCGCGAACGTCGTCGTCGGGGGCTACGTACAGACCCGCATGTCGGATCAGATCCCCGAAGCCTTCCGCACCTTCCTGGTCGACCACTGCCCCCTGCGGCGCCTCGGCGAACCCGAAGAGGTCGCCGACATCGCGCTCTTCCTGGCGAGTGAGCGGGCGTCGTTCATCAACGGCGAATCGATCCATGCGACCGGCGGCCTGGTGGACGTCCCGCTGTGA